From one Trifolium pratense cultivar HEN17-A07 linkage group LG1, ARS_RC_1.1, whole genome shotgun sequence genomic stretch:
- the LOC123881437 gene encoding cyclin-J18: MVLVLSSSQRLNTVEFLIQSAQHLHVSPIVKYSAFSFFADRFFSSLPRFIESANSLNWLLKPVTESTLQLFVLISLWISSKIHDAKPLSVASLKSLANKSIKEQHFTHRNFLEAEVLFMQVLNFEIGTANIAFSFLQELWIQIRGVAKVGELINFEACMEIMDLLYEKEETSFLYRSPHSLAASILVVSYLMTVPKQKWEFPVLAWVNFMTSCKEEEIIKMVSEILKHVLEPS; encoded by the exons ATGGTTTTAGTTTTATCTTCGTCTCAGCGCCTCAATACAGTTGAATTCCTCATCCAATCTGCTCAA CACCTCCATGTTTCCCCCATTGTTAAATACTCCGCATTCTCCTTCTTCGCCGATCGCTTCTTTTCATCGTTACCACG TTTCATAGAAAGTGCGAATTCGTTGAATTGGCTATTGAAACCTGTAACTGAAAGCACCTTGCAGCTGTTTGTGCTTATTTCTCTATGGATATCAAGTAAA ATACATGATGCTAAACCACTGTCTGTTGCAAGTTTGAAGTCTTTGGCGAATAAATCCATCAAGGAACAACACTTCACCCATCGGAATTTTCTGGAAGCA GAGGTGCTCTTCATGCAG GTTTTGAACTTTGAGATTGGTACAGCAAATATTGCCTTTTCGTTCCTTCAAGAGCTTTGGATTCAAATCAG GGGAGTTGCAAAAGTTGGTGAATTGATTAACTTTGAAGCTTGCATGGAAATTATGGATCTTCTCTATGAAAAGGAGGAGACATCATTTCTTTATAGGTCTCCTCACTCCCTTGCTGCATCAATCTTG GTTGTGTCATACTTAATGACAGTTCCTAAACAGAAATGGGAGTTTCCAGTTCTTGCATGGG TAAATTTCATGACCTCGTGTAAGGAAGAAGAGATCATAAAAATGGTGTCGGAGATTCTCAAACATGTGCTTGAACCTTCTTGA